In one Hymenobacter sp. DG25B genomic region, the following are encoded:
- the efp gene encoding elongation factor P encodes MATTADFRNGLVLNYNGDLHVITEFQHVKPGKGPAFVRTKLRNIKTGRVIDNTFNAGVKVETARVEQRPHQYLFKDEYGYTFMDNETFEQVVLPEAMVPFADLMKEGQLVTILFHAETEQPLTAELPTTVELVVTYTEPGLRGDTATNTLKPATVETGARIQVPLFIDTDTKIRIKTSDYSYVERVK; translated from the coding sequence ATGGCCACAACCGCAGATTTTCGCAACGGGCTCGTCCTGAACTACAACGGCGACCTGCACGTCATTACCGAATTCCAGCACGTGAAGCCCGGCAAAGGTCCGGCTTTCGTTCGGACCAAGCTTCGTAACATCAAAACGGGTCGGGTAATCGACAATACCTTTAACGCCGGCGTGAAAGTGGAAACTGCCCGCGTAGAGCAGCGCCCCCACCAGTACCTGTTCAAGGATGAATACGGCTACACCTTCATGGATAATGAGACCTTTGAGCAGGTAGTGCTGCCCGAAGCTATGGTGCCCTTTGCTGATCTGATGAAGGAAGGCCAGCTGGTAACCATCCTGTTCCACGCCGAAACGGAACAGCCCCTCACGGCCGAGCTGCCCACCACCGTGGAGCTGGTGGTAACCTACACGGAGCCCGGCCTGCGTGGCGACACGGCCACCAACACCCTAAAGCCCGCCACCGTGGAAACCGGGGCCCGCATCCAGGTGCCGTTGTTTATTGATACCGACACTAAAATCCGCATCAAGACCAGCGACTACTCCTATGTCGAAAGAGTTAAATAA
- the accB gene encoding acetyl-CoA carboxylase biotin carboxyl carrier protein → MKAKELQDLIDFIAKSGLNKVNIETEEFKISVQREPNTKVVAGTMAAPAAPAPQAAAPAAPVAAAAPAPAAAPAAAAAPEAGGNYVPLKAPMIGTFYRSSSPETPAFVQVGDLVEKGQVICIIEAMKLFNEIEAELSGRVVKAMVENASPVEFDQPLFLIEPM, encoded by the coding sequence ATGAAAGCCAAAGAACTCCAGGACCTCATTGATTTTATTGCCAAGTCAGGTCTGAACAAAGTCAATATCGAAACCGAGGAGTTCAAAATCTCGGTGCAGCGTGAGCCTAACACGAAAGTGGTAGCCGGCACGATGGCTGCGCCAGCGGCCCCCGCTCCCCAGGCCGCCGCGCCCGCTGCCCCGGTAGCGGCTGCTGCCCCCGCTCCTGCTGCCGCACCCGCCGCTGCTGCCGCCCCCGAGGCCGGTGGCAACTATGTGCCCCTGAAAGCGCCCATGATTGGCACTTTCTACCGCAGCAGCAGCCCGGAAACCCCGGCTTTTGTGCAGGTAGGCGACCTGGTGGAAAAAGGCCAGGTGATCTGCATCATCGAAGCCATGAAGCTCTTCAACGAAATTGAAGCCGAGCTGTCAGGCCGCGTGGTGAAAGCCATGGTAGAAAATGCTTCGCCCGTGGAGTTCGACCAGCCGTTGTTCCTCATCGAGCCGATGTAA
- the accC gene encoding acetyl-CoA carboxylase biotin carboxylase subunit: protein MFKKILIANRGEIALRIIRTCKEMGIKTVAVYSTADKESLHVRFADEAVCIGPPASTLSYLNMPSLIAAAEITNADAIHPGYGFLSENAEFSRICQENGIKFIGASPEMINQMGDKASAKATMIAAGVPCIPGSVGLLDSVQQGLKIAAKIKYPVILKATAGGGGRGMRIINSEDEFEKAWNDARTEAKAAFGNDGMYLEKFVVEPRHIEVQIVGDQYGRVCHLSERDCSIQRRHQKLVEEAPSPFMTPELREKMGKAAIAGASSIGYEGVGTIEFLVDANRDFYFMEMNTRIQVEHPVTEEIINYDLIKEQIKVAAGIPISGRNYEPQMHAMECRINAEDPQNNFRPSPGRITTLHIPGGHGVRVDTHVYAGYTIPPNYDSMIAKLITVAQTREECIVKMKRALSEFVVEGVKTTIPFHLKLMDDEQFKAGNFTTKFLESFDFTTL, encoded by the coding sequence GTGTTCAAAAAAATTCTGATTGCCAACCGGGGCGAAATTGCGCTGCGCATCATTCGCACCTGTAAGGAAATGGGCATCAAAACGGTGGCCGTATACTCCACCGCCGATAAGGAAAGCCTGCACGTACGCTTCGCCGACGAGGCCGTGTGCATCGGACCGCCTGCCTCTACGCTCTCTTACCTGAATATGCCCAGCCTGATTGCGGCGGCCGAGATTACCAACGCCGACGCAATTCACCCGGGCTATGGTTTCCTGTCGGAAAACGCAGAATTCTCGCGCATTTGCCAGGAAAACGGCATTAAGTTCATCGGAGCTTCGCCCGAGATGATCAACCAGATGGGCGACAAGGCCTCGGCCAAAGCCACTATGATTGCGGCCGGCGTGCCCTGCATTCCCGGCTCCGTGGGCTTGCTGGACTCCGTTCAGCAGGGTCTGAAAATTGCCGCCAAGATTAAATATCCGGTTATTCTGAAAGCTACGGCCGGCGGTGGCGGACGCGGCATGCGCATCATCAACTCCGAAGACGAGTTTGAGAAGGCCTGGAATGATGCCCGTACCGAAGCCAAAGCCGCTTTCGGTAACGACGGTATGTACCTGGAAAAATTTGTGGTGGAGCCCCGCCACATTGAGGTGCAGATTGTAGGCGACCAGTACGGCCGCGTATGCCACCTCTCCGAGCGGGACTGCAGCATTCAGCGCCGCCACCAGAAGCTGGTGGAAGAAGCTCCTTCGCCGTTCATGACGCCCGAGCTGCGGGAGAAAATGGGCAAAGCGGCCATTGCCGGCGCCAGCTCCATTGGCTATGAAGGCGTAGGTACCATTGAGTTTCTGGTAGATGCCAACCGGGATTTTTACTTCATGGAGATGAACACCCGGATTCAGGTGGAGCATCCCGTGACGGAGGAAATCATCAACTACGACCTCATCAAAGAGCAGATCAAAGTGGCGGCCGGTATCCCGATTTCGGGCCGCAACTACGAGCCGCAGATGCACGCCATGGAGTGCCGCATCAACGCCGAGGATCCGCAGAACAACTTCCGCCCTTCGCCCGGCAGAATCACCACGCTGCACATTCCCGGCGGCCACGGCGTGCGCGTAGACACGCACGTGTATGCCGGCTACACCATTCCACCCAACTACGACTCCATGATTGCCAAGCTCATTACCGTGGCTCAGACGCGGGAAGAGTGCATTGTGAAGATGAAGCGGGCTTTGTCGGAGTTTGTGGTAGAAGGCGTAAAAACCACCATCCCCTTCCACCTGAAGCTGATGGATGACGAGCAATTCAAAGCCGGTAATTTCACCACGAAATTCCTGGAGTCCTTCGACTTCACCACCCTGTAA
- a CDS encoding pirin family protein, whose protein sequence is MEIVTLVLEGEVTHEDTMGNKATISKGEVQRMTAGTGMAHAEFNRSDKPLHIYQLWFLPNQKGLAPSYEQKDVDFLDTKNELIPLVSGQKVLEDVVYMNSNTTVYWCNLSEEKTVTFKTFPIRLTFLYVKQGTIYVNGTELGPNDQARMTDEHVLEIRASKDAQFILIDLPATEANY, encoded by the coding sequence ATGGAAATCGTAACGCTGGTACTGGAAGGGGAAGTGACGCACGAGGATACGATGGGCAACAAAGCCACCATCTCCAAAGGCGAAGTGCAGCGCATGACGGCCGGCACGGGCATGGCGCACGCCGAGTTCAACCGCTCCGACAAGCCCCTGCATATCTATCAGCTCTGGTTTCTGCCCAATCAAAAAGGCCTGGCCCCCAGCTACGAGCAGAAGGACGTTGATTTCCTGGATACCAAGAATGAGTTAATCCCACTGGTTTCCGGCCAAAAGGTGCTGGAGGACGTGGTGTACATGAACTCCAACACAACCGTTTACTGGTGCAATTTGAGCGAGGAAAAGACCGTCACGTTTAAGACATTTCCCATTCGCCTCACTTTTCTCTACGTCAAGCAAGGCACCATTTACGTGAACGGTACCGAGCTGGGCCCCAACGACCAGGCCCGCATGACCGACGAACACGTGCTGGAAATCCGGGCTTCCAAAGACGCTCAATTTATCCTGATTGACCTGCCCGCCACAGAAGCCAATTATTAA
- a CDS encoding helix-turn-helix domain-containing protein, with product MAEKLGIKRSLVGAYEEGRAEPKLTTLVNMARLFGITLDALVTTDFSKKKNAKAALLQMQNQNAAPALDASATRPGGNLRILALTVDKDQNENIELVPLKASAGYLNGYADPEYLEELPKFRLPMLGTNGTYRAFEISGDSMLPIASGTVIVGRYVDDWLSIKDGTPCIVVSSKEGIVFKRVFNRLKDAAMLALHSDNPVYSPYEIDVEDVVEIWEAKSYISNTFPIADLSLNRLASIVLDLQQQMTTMKKV from the coding sequence ATGGCTGAAAAGCTAGGTATAAAACGTTCTTTGGTGGGGGCCTACGAAGAAGGGCGCGCCGAGCCCAAGCTAACCACCTTGGTAAACATGGCCCGGCTGTTCGGTATCACGCTGGATGCGCTGGTTACCACCGACTTTAGCAAGAAAAAGAATGCGAAAGCCGCTCTGCTGCAGATGCAGAACCAGAATGCCGCTCCCGCGCTGGATGCATCGGCTACCCGGCCCGGCGGCAACCTGCGCATCCTGGCTCTCACGGTAGACAAAGATCAGAACGAAAACATAGAGCTGGTGCCCCTGAAAGCCAGTGCCGGCTACCTCAACGGTTATGCCGACCCGGAATATTTAGAAGAGCTGCCCAAATTCCGTCTGCCCATGCTGGGTACAAACGGCACCTACCGGGCCTTCGAAATCAGCGGCGACTCTATGCTTCCCATTGCCTCTGGTACGGTGATTGTCGGCCGTTATGTAGATGACTGGCTGAGCATTAAGGACGGCACGCCTTGCATTGTAGTGAGCAGCAAGGAAGGTATTGTCTTTAAGCGGGTATTCAACCGCCTGAAAGATGCCGCCATGCTGGCCCTGCACTCCGATAACCCCGTGTACTCGCCCTACGAAATCGACGTGGAGGATGTAGTGGAAATCTGGGAAGCCAAATCCTACATCAGCAATACCTTCCCCATTGCCGACCTCTCGCTGAACCGCCTCGCCAGTATTGTGCTGGACCTGCAGCAGCAGATGACCACCATGAAAAAAGTATAG
- a CDS encoding helix-turn-helix domain-containing protein gives MFSAERILIIRKSKGLSQELLAEQSGISLRTIQRVEQGDTVPRGHTLQALAAALEVPLDALREEPQPTALATPPPAVGPTDTTAAAATPVLLTAPTLRSDPQYLQLLNLSALSFLVFPFLNLVVPFLLWRAHRLDTEHVAEVGRRVLGFQILWQAASFLLFALALVAQIIAFRYFNRKLPGVYVAIAALTYAVNALTVIYYNRKLKQGSLDLYPIRL, from the coding sequence ATGTTTTCTGCCGAACGCATCCTGATCATCCGCAAAAGCAAAGGCTTATCTCAGGAGCTGTTGGCCGAGCAGTCGGGCATTAGCCTGCGCACCATTCAGCGGGTAGAGCAAGGTGATACCGTGCCGCGCGGCCACACGCTGCAGGCCTTGGCCGCCGCCCTGGAAGTGCCGCTGGATGCCCTGCGGGAGGAGCCCCAGCCTACCGCCCTGGCAACCCCACCACCGGCAGTAGGACCAACTGACACCACGGCTGCCGCTGCTACGCCGGTGCTGCTGACCGCGCCTACGCTGCGCTCCGACCCTCAGTATCTGCAACTACTCAACCTGAGCGCGCTGAGCTTTCTGGTATTTCCGTTCCTCAACCTAGTGGTGCCGTTCCTGCTCTGGCGTGCCCACCGCCTCGATACGGAGCATGTAGCGGAGGTTGGCCGACGTGTATTAGGCTTCCAGATTTTATGGCAGGCAGCCAGCTTCCTGTTGTTCGCGCTGGCTTTAGTGGCCCAGATAATTGCCTTCCGGTATTTCAACCGGAAATTGCCCGGTGTGTATGTAGCTATAGCCGCATTGACTTATGCCGTCAATGCGCTAACGGTCATTTATTACAACCGCAAGCTAAAGCAGGGTAGCCTGGATCTGTACCCAATTCGCTTATAG
- a CDS encoding helix-turn-helix domain-containing protein — protein MPADEAPARKPRAKREAGDTHEATLQLHRLGLSIDAIAERRSLSPSTIRAHIETLYAKGAQIRLEEFLTTDEFAEIQTAIGQLGGAPLLRDLFDHLREKHDYSKLRMALLYQKRLRGE, from the coding sequence GTGCCAGCAGATGAAGCCCCCGCCCGCAAGCCCCGCGCCAAGCGCGAAGCCGGCGACACGCACGAAGCCACCCTGCAGCTGCACCGCCTGGGCCTGAGCATAGATGCCATTGCCGAGCGCCGCAGCCTGAGCCCCAGCACCATTCGCGCCCACATAGAAACGCTGTATGCCAAAGGCGCACAAATCAGGCTGGAGGAGTTTCTGACCACCGATGAGTTTGCTGAAATCCAGACGGCCATCGGCCAGTTGGGCGGCGCCCCGTTGCTGCGTGACCTGTTCGACCACCTGCGGGAAAAGCACGACTACTCCAAGTTACGCATGGCCTTGCTCTACCAAAAACGCCTGCGCGGGGAGTAG
- the recQ gene encoding DNA helicase RecQ: MLFTPQPQAPTLESARRVLKQYYGYDTFRPMQEDIIENIMAGRDTVVLMPTGGGKSVCFQVPAVVQEGVCIVVSPLIALMKDQVEALMANGIPAAYINSSVAQSEQNSIARDCQTGALKLLYVSPEKLLSDGFLQFVQRLKVSMFAIDEAHCISSWGHDFRPEYTQLRVLREQFSNVPIIALTATADRLTQRDIQQQLRLRDPQVFLSSFDRPNLNLMVRPGQNRVDGILDFLARHPDEPGIIYCLSRKQCETLTQKIKAKGFRAGFYHAGLTPNQRASAQEGFLKDDLQVIVATIAFGMGIDKSNVRWVMHYNLPKNIEGYYQEIGRAGRDGAPAAAVLFYSFADVMSLREMLTKENPQLTQLNLTKLERMQQFAEAAGCRRKVLLNYFGETLAEDCGNCDICRNPPTTFDGTLLAQKALSAVFRMRERASIGLLIDVLRGMRNQAVLMGGYDQIKTYGAGADLPYLDWYSYIHQMLNDGLFYIAYEDGYTLKITELGQQTLKGQRTVSMKKFQVTEKAEKPVRGKKAAGTAVAATPEARLFESLRALRKQIADEQGVPPYVIFTDTTLQEMATERPVTRVAMLAISGVGMKKFENYGEVFIREILAQGGTPSPRMLPMTMRCQQMKPPPASPAPSAKPATRTKPPCSCTAWA, encoded by the coding sequence ATGCTATTTACTCCCCAGCCCCAGGCACCCACGCTAGAATCGGCCCGCCGCGTCCTCAAGCAATACTACGGCTACGATACCTTCCGGCCTATGCAGGAGGATATCATTGAGAACATTATGGCGGGCCGGGATACCGTAGTTCTGATGCCGACGGGTGGGGGCAAGTCCGTCTGCTTTCAGGTGCCGGCCGTGGTGCAGGAGGGTGTTTGCATTGTGGTGTCGCCGCTCATTGCCCTGATGAAGGACCAGGTAGAGGCCCTGATGGCCAACGGTATTCCGGCCGCCTACATCAACAGCAGCGTAGCTCAAAGCGAGCAGAACAGCATTGCCCGCGACTGCCAGACGGGGGCCTTGAAGCTCCTGTACGTGAGCCCCGAAAAGCTGCTGTCGGATGGGTTTCTGCAGTTTGTGCAGCGCCTGAAGGTGAGCATGTTTGCCATTGATGAAGCGCACTGCATTTCATCCTGGGGCCACGATTTCCGGCCGGAGTACACCCAGCTGCGCGTACTGCGCGAGCAGTTCTCTAACGTACCCATCATTGCCCTCACTGCCACTGCCGACCGCCTTACCCAGCGCGACATTCAGCAGCAGCTGCGCCTGCGCGACCCCCAGGTATTCCTGTCCTCCTTCGACCGGCCCAATCTGAACCTGATGGTACGCCCCGGCCAGAACCGGGTAGACGGCATCCTGGATTTCCTAGCCCGCCACCCTGATGAGCCGGGCATCATTTACTGCCTCTCGCGCAAGCAGTGCGAAACCCTCACCCAGAAAATCAAAGCCAAGGGCTTCCGCGCTGGTTTCTACCACGCTGGCCTCACGCCCAACCAGCGCGCCAGCGCCCAGGAAGGCTTCCTGAAGGATGATTTACAGGTGATTGTGGCCACCATTGCCTTCGGCATGGGCATCGATAAGAGTAATGTGCGCTGGGTGATGCACTACAACCTGCCCAAAAATATTGAAGGCTACTACCAGGAAATAGGCCGCGCCGGCCGCGACGGGGCTCCGGCCGCGGCCGTGCTGTTCTACAGCTTTGCCGATGTGATGAGCCTGCGGGAAATGCTCACCAAGGAAAACCCGCAGCTCACCCAGCTCAACCTCACCAAGTTGGAGCGTATGCAGCAGTTTGCCGAGGCCGCCGGCTGCCGCCGCAAAGTGCTGCTCAACTACTTCGGCGAAACCCTGGCCGAAGACTGCGGCAACTGCGACATCTGCCGCAACCCACCCACCACCTTCGATGGCACGCTGCTGGCCCAAAAAGCCCTGTCGGCGGTATTTCGGATGCGGGAGCGGGCGTCTATTGGCTTGCTGATTGACGTGCTGCGCGGCATGCGCAATCAGGCCGTGCTCATGGGCGGCTACGACCAGATTAAAACCTACGGCGCCGGCGCCGATCTGCCCTACCTGGACTGGTACAGCTACATCCACCAGATGCTGAACGATGGCCTGTTTTACATTGCCTATGAGGACGGCTACACGCTGAAAATCACGGAGCTGGGCCAGCAGACTCTGAAAGGCCAGCGCACCGTTTCCATGAAGAAATTCCAGGTGACGGAAAAGGCCGAGAAGCCCGTCCGGGGCAAGAAAGCCGCGGGTACGGCCGTGGCCGCCACGCCCGAAGCGCGCCTGTTCGAAAGCCTGCGCGCCCTGCGCAAGCAAATTGCCGACGAGCAGGGTGTACCGCCCTACGTTATCTTCACCGATACTACGCTGCAGGAAATGGCCACTGAGCGGCCCGTTACCCGCGTGGCCATGCTGGCTATTTCCGGCGTGGGCATGAAGAAGTTTGAAAACTACGGCGAGGTGTTTATCCGGGAAATTCTGGCCCAGGGCGGCACGCCCAGCCCGAGGATGCTGCCAATGACGATGAGGTGCCAGCAGATGAAGCCCCCGCCCGCAAGCCCCGCGCCAAGCGCGAAGCCGGCGACACGCACGAAGCCACCCTGCAGCTGCACCGCCTGGGCCTGA
- a CDS encoding four-helix bundle copper-binding protein, with product MNANQLNATSASSKANQAVLDALYRCVTACENCATACLHEEDVQMMTGCILLDRDCADVCSLTARLVARDSEHAKHMMKECIEICEKCAAECGKHDMDHCKECAEACRACAHACRQYAG from the coding sequence ATGAATGCTAATCAGCTAAATGCCACCTCTGCCTCTTCCAAAGCCAACCAAGCCGTGCTCGATGCGCTGTACCGCTGCGTAACAGCCTGCGAAAATTGCGCTACCGCCTGCCTGCACGAAGAAGATGTGCAAATGATGACGGGCTGCATTCTGCTGGACCGGGACTGCGCCGATGTCTGTTCCCTCACCGCCCGCCTGGTGGCCCGCGACTCGGAACACGCCAAACACATGATGAAAGAGTGCATTGAAATATGCGAGAAATGCGCTGCCGAGTGCGGCAAGCACGACATGGACCACTGCAAAGAGTGCGCGGAAGCCTGCCGCGCCTGTGCCCATGCCTGCCGCCAGTACGCCGGGTAA
- a CDS encoding M1 family metallopeptidase produces the protein MLRSILVGLFLSAMALQAQAQSLYMPRDIQKAFKQGTRSPDGRPGPKYWQNRARYTITVRATPPSRNIQGSEKITYINNSPDTLRRIVIKLIQNIHKPGATRLGDASAGYLTEGLTVDTFMVAGQKLPFPNEQGRATWKMIQLPKPLLPHDSVQMSFAWHFPVSTESGREGMLEKTTYYLAYFYPRVAVYDDYNGWDRLDFTDAQEFYNDFNDYTLHVKVPKNFLVWATGTLQNPKEVLQPEYAQRLEKSMTSDETVHIVTKEDLAKKRVTTQRKQNTWTWKANDISDVALALSDQYIWDGASVVVDEATQRRASMQAAYQDKTADFRQSVQNGRYALSWFSKNLPGVPYPFPKMTAVQGFADMEYPMMVNDSPQEDPKFAQFVQDHEIAHTWFPFYMGINESRYAFMDEGWATTFELWIGRTEKTPAEADSLYKMFRVKNWINNPSTSQDLPIITPSNELTGGYGNNSYGKASLSYLALHDLLGEQLFTKALHAYMDRWHGKHPIPWDYFNSFNDAAGQNLNWFFQNWFFTNNYIDLAIDQVATAQGSSTITLKNIGGFAVPVDVQVQYTDGTRETLHQTPLIWRANPQQATVTIPSVKTIQSVKLDGGIFMDADEANNKWPAK, from the coding sequence ATGCTGCGTTCTATACTCGTTGGGTTGTTTCTAAGTGCTATGGCGCTGCAAGCGCAGGCGCAATCCTTGTACATGCCGCGCGATATTCAGAAGGCCTTTAAGCAAGGCACCCGCTCGCCCGATGGCCGCCCCGGCCCCAAATACTGGCAAAACCGGGCCCGCTATACCATTACGGTGCGGGCCACGCCGCCCAGCCGCAACATTCAGGGCAGCGAGAAAATCACCTACATCAACAACAGCCCCGATACGCTCCGGCGCATTGTTATCAAGCTGATTCAGAACATTCATAAGCCCGGCGCCACGCGTTTGGGCGATGCGTCGGCGGGCTACCTGACGGAAGGGTTGACAGTAGACACGTTTATGGTTGCGGGCCAAAAGTTGCCCTTCCCCAACGAGCAGGGCAGGGCCACCTGGAAAATGATTCAGCTGCCCAAGCCGCTGCTCCCGCACGACTCGGTGCAGATGTCGTTTGCCTGGCATTTCCCGGTTTCCACGGAAAGCGGCCGTGAAGGCATGCTGGAAAAAACCACCTATTACCTGGCGTATTTCTACCCGCGGGTGGCGGTGTACGATGACTACAACGGCTGGGACCGGCTCGATTTCACTGATGCGCAGGAGTTCTACAACGACTTCAACGACTACACCCTGCACGTGAAAGTGCCCAAAAACTTTCTGGTGTGGGCCACGGGCACGCTGCAAAACCCCAAGGAAGTACTGCAGCCGGAGTACGCGCAGCGACTGGAAAAATCTATGACCAGCGACGAAACCGTGCACATCGTTACCAAGGAAGATCTGGCCAAAAAGCGTGTCACCACTCAGCGCAAGCAGAATACCTGGACGTGGAAGGCCAACGATATTTCCGACGTGGCCCTGGCTCTGAGCGACCAATACATCTGGGATGGTGCCAGCGTGGTGGTAGACGAAGCCACCCAGCGCCGGGCCAGCATGCAGGCCGCCTACCAGGACAAAACGGCGGACTTCCGCCAGTCGGTGCAAAACGGCCGCTACGCCCTGAGCTGGTTCTCCAAGAATCTGCCCGGCGTGCCTTACCCCTTCCCCAAGATGACGGCCGTGCAGGGCTTTGCCGACATGGAATACCCCATGATGGTGAATGACAGCCCGCAGGAAGACCCCAAATTCGCGCAGTTTGTGCAGGACCACGAAATTGCCCACACCTGGTTTCCGTTTTACATGGGCATCAACGAGAGCCGCTACGCTTTCATGGATGAAGGCTGGGCCACTACGTTTGAGCTCTGGATTGGCCGCACGGAAAAAACGCCGGCCGAAGCCGACTCGCTCTACAAGATGTTCCGGGTGAAAAACTGGATAAACAACCCTTCCACCAGCCAGGATTTGCCCATTATCACACCCTCCAACGAGCTGACCGGCGGCTACGGCAACAACTCCTACGGCAAAGCCTCCCTGAGCTACCTGGCCCTGCACGACCTGCTGGGCGAGCAGCTCTTTACCAAGGCCCTGCATGCATACATGGACCGCTGGCACGGGAAGCACCCCATTCCGTGGGACTACTTTAACTCCTTTAACGACGCTGCCGGCCAGAACCTGAACTGGTTTTTCCAGAATTGGTTTTTCACCAACAACTATATTGATCTGGCCATTGACCAGGTCGCCACGGCGCAGGGCAGCTCCACTATCACCCTCAAAAATATCGGAGGCTTTGCCGTGCCCGTCGATGTGCAGGTGCAGTACACCGATGGCACGCGCGAAACACTGCACCAGACGCCCCTTATCTGGCGGGCCAACCCCCAGCAGGCCACAGTTACCATTCCTTCGGTAAAAACTATTCAGAGCGTGAAACTGGACGGCGGTATTTTCATGGATGCCGACGAAGCCAACAATAAGTGGCCGGCCAAGTAG
- a CDS encoding MauE/DoxX family redox-associated membrane protein: protein MPRLTRIGLYVLALLFIAAGILHFLRPGPYVRIMPPYLPSPLLLVYLSGVAEIGLGALLLPRQSRRWAAWGLIALLIAVFPANIYMAQHNPSGLVVPAWLLWARLPLQAVLIWWAWLYTPRRAVK from the coding sequence ATGCCCCGCCTTACCCGCATTGGTTTGTATGTGCTTGCTTTGCTGTTTATAGCGGCGGGCATCCTGCACTTTCTCCGGCCCGGGCCCTATGTGCGTATTATGCCGCCTTACCTGCCCTCTCCCCTGTTGCTGGTCTATCTCAGCGGGGTAGCGGAAATAGGATTAGGCGCTTTGCTGCTCCCTCGCCAGAGCCGCCGCTGGGCCGCCTGGGGGCTTATTGCGCTGTTGATAGCCGTTTTCCCGGCCAATATCTACATGGCCCAGCATAACCCGAGCGGACTAGTGGTGCCCGCCTGGCTGCTTTGGGCACGCCTACCCCTCCAAGCCGTTCTTATCTGGTGGGCATGGTTGTACACCCCCCGGAGGGCAGTGAAGTAA
- a CDS encoding class I SAM-dependent RNA methyltransferase — MADNRRSAPFFMTATTQFGLEEVLADELRALGAKIEKMGQRAVEFTGTTQQMYEAVLWCRTAMRILKPFADFYAPDEKSLYREVGRIDWSKYIGADQTFAITAVVNKSNLEHSLYVAQLTKDAIVDQFRNRTGVRPNVDVRNADIRLHLHMLENEVVLSLDASGESLHRRGYRQQTNAAPLNEVLAAGLLLLTGWNGKKPLIDPMCGSGTMLTEAALIAQRIAPGLYHQGKFGFENWPDFDKPLWESVQMDARQMRLEEPQAYIAGSDLSAEFVELARENVAAADLEDYIRLSVRDVKDAKAPAKEEPGIVLMNPPYGERIGEEEEMEALYKTIGDTLKTSFQGYDAYIFTGNLQAAKRVGLKASRRIPLFNGPIDCRLLKYELYQGTRKHPQPAS, encoded by the coding sequence ATGGCCGATAACCGCCGCTCCGCCCCGTTTTTTATGACCGCCACTACCCAGTTTGGACTGGAAGAAGTGCTGGCCGATGAGCTGCGGGCCCTGGGCGCGAAGATTGAAAAGATGGGCCAGCGCGCGGTGGAGTTCACCGGCACCACCCAACAGATGTACGAGGCGGTGTTGTGGTGCCGCACGGCCATGCGCATCCTTAAGCCCTTCGCCGACTTCTATGCCCCCGATGAAAAGTCCCTTTACCGGGAAGTAGGCCGCATCGACTGGAGCAAGTACATCGGCGCGGATCAGACGTTTGCCATTACGGCCGTGGTCAACAAATCCAATCTGGAGCACTCACTGTATGTGGCCCAGTTGACCAAAGACGCCATTGTAGACCAGTTCCGGAACCGCACCGGCGTGCGCCCCAACGTAGATGTGCGCAACGCTGATATCCGCCTGCATTTGCACATGCTGGAAAATGAAGTGGTGCTGAGCCTGGATGCCTCGGGCGAGTCCTTGCACCGGCGCGGGTACCGCCAGCAAACCAACGCCGCTCCACTCAACGAGGTGCTGGCCGCCGGCCTGCTGCTGCTCACCGGCTGGAACGGCAAAAAGCCCCTCATCGACCCCATGTGCGGCTCCGGTACGATGCTCACGGAAGCCGCCCTCATCGCGCAGCGCATTGCACCCGGCCTGTATCACCAGGGGAAATTCGGCTTCGAAAACTGGCCCGATTTCGACAAACCCCTGTGGGAATCGGTGCAGATGGATGCCCGGCAAATGCGTCTGGAAGAGCCGCAAGCCTACATTGCCGGCTCCGATTTGTCGGCGGAGTTTGTGGAGCTGGCCCGCGAAAACGTGGCTGCCGCCGACCTGGAAGACTACATCCGGCTAAGCGTGCGCGACGTGAAAGATGCCAAAGCTCCCGCCAAGGAGGAGCCCGGCATCGTGCTAATGAACCCACCGTACGGGGAGCGTATCGGGGAGGAAGAGGAAATGGAAGCCCTCTACAAAACCATTGGCGACACGCTGAAAACCAGCTTTCAGGGCTACGATGCCTACATTTTCACCGGCAACCTGCAGGCCGCCAAGCGCGTGGGCCTGAAAGCCTCCCGCCGCATCCCTCTGTTCAACGGCCCCATAGACTGCCGCCTGCTCAAGTATGAGCTGTACCAGGGCACGCGCAAGCACCCGCAGCCGGCTTCATAA